A single region of the Candidatus Protochlamydia amoebophila UWE25 genome encodes:
- a CDS encoding class I SAM-dependent methyltransferase → MSVATMGQSTISSIPGPGLHVCSGNHKKRLLIGEGNFSFALALINKHDTKVGHSSEQSLAHSIIATELIDKIHCSDCDSDCDSDCDDMLEKFSDLGVSNIKSNEPKQPNSCNKCITTVKRIDELKKRGVIVKLGIDGTKIHEIEEFENVKFKRIHWNCPHDKSRFQDQTLPPLIQKFFRSCAKVQDPDDRVHITLAQPPRKVNFYQGYVYDITKAASVAGYVILKKRKFDKERYPEYEHVITGTNKTATVTEEGVREFVFKKVTKEVFAEAKKIVKKQNGKMTVKLVAEKLIENSEKQCKVVSEVFCKSSRNYFSCSTDDDSSDYDDSSD, encoded by the coding sequence ATGTCTGTTGCAACAATGGGTCAGTCTACAATTTCATCAATACCAGGACCAGGATTGCACGTTTGTTCTGGGAATCATAAAAAAAGACTTTTGATAGGGGAAGGAAATTTCTCATTTGCTTTAGCTTTGATTAATAAACATGATACGAAAGTTGGCCATTCTTCTGAGCAGTCGTTGGCTCATTCCATTATTGCAACAGAGTTAATTGATAAAATTCATTGCTCTGACTGTGATTCTGACTGTGATTCTGACTGTGATGATATGTTGGAAAAGTTTTCAGATCTTGGAGTTTCAAATATAAAAAGTAATGAGCCTAAACAGCCTAATTCCTGTAACAAATGTATAACAACCGTAAAGAGGATCGATGAACTTAAGAAAAGAGGAGTTATTGTTAAGCTGGGAATTGACGGAACGAAAATACATGAAATAGAAGAATTTGAGAACGTAAAATTCAAAAGGATTCACTGGAACTGCCCCCATGATAAAAGTAGGTTTCAAGACCAAACCTTACCGCCGCTTATTCAGAAATTTTTCAGGTCATGTGCAAAAGTACAAGATCCAGATGACAGAGTACATATTACTTTAGCACAGCCCCCAAGGAAAGTAAATTTTTATCAAGGCTATGTGTATGATATTACTAAAGCAGCTTCTGTAGCAGGCTATGTAATACTGAAGAAAAGAAAATTTGATAAGGAAAGATATCCTGAATATGAGCATGTAATAACTGGGACCAATAAGACAGCTACTGTTACTGAAGAAGGAGTACGAGAATTTGTATTTAAAAAAGTAACTAAAGAGGTCTTTGCTGAGGCCAAAAAAATTGTGAAAAAGCAAAATGGGAAAATGACCGTTAAACTTGTAGCGGAAAAATTAATAGAGAATTCAGAAAAGCAATGTAAGGTTGTTTCAGAAGTCTTTTGTAAATCTTCCAGAAATTATTTTTCTTGTTCAACTGACGACGATTCATCAGACTATGACGATTCATCAGATTAA